A genomic window from Camelina sativa cultivar DH55 chromosome 2, Cs, whole genome shotgun sequence includes:
- the LOC104737658 gene encoding L-type lectin-domain containing receptor kinase I.9-like isoform X1, which yields MHIRSKLSASSSGMARWLLQILIISSLHLISLSTQQETRFVYESFLGQENLYIDKSATVLPSGILRLTNASQHQMGHSFHKKPLEFSSSGPLSFSTHFVCALVPKPPVEGGHGIAFVLSPSMDFTHAESTRYLGIFNASTSGSSSYHVLAVELDTIWNPDFKDIDHNHVGIDVNSPISVAIASASYYSDMKGSNERVDLLSGKPIQVWVDYEGTMLNVSIAPLKVQKPSRPLLSHPINLSKFFPNRSRLFVGFSASTGTAISDQYILWWSFSTRRGSLQGLDISKLPKVPHPHKKLSTLVIILPVCLAILVLAVLAGLYFRRRRKYSEVSETWEKEFDAHRFSYRSLFKATKGFSKDEFLGKGGFGEVYRGNLPKGREIAVKRVSHNGDEGVKQFVAEVVSMRCLKHRNLVPLFGYCRRKRELLLVSEYMPNGSLDEHLFDDQKPVLSWSKRFVVVKGIASALWYLHTGADQVVLHRDVKASNIMLDTEFNGRLGDFGMARFHEHGGNAATTAAVGTVGYMAPELITMGASTGTDVYAFGVFMLEVTCGRRPVEPQLEVEKRHMIKWVCECWKKDSLLDATDSRLGGEFIAEEVEMVMKLGLLCSNIVPESRPTMEQVVLYLNKNLPLPDFSPYTLGIGTFAPVLVDASSLVVSSASWNWSVPSVSSSSTNHSPYACQSNDQPWGQTLDTTNSLHIAAEPEKPKNISPAVKTVTLPAEDHESNQSSIGSESSSEA from the exons ATGCACATCAGATCCAAACTCTCTGCTTCATCATCTGGGATGGCTCGTTGGTTGCTTCAGATCTTGAtaatctcttctcttcatctAATTTCACTATCAACTCAACAAGAGACAAGGTTTGTCTATGAAAGCTTCCTCGGCCAAGAAAATCTTTATATTGATAAATCTGCTACAGTACTTCCCAGTGGAATACTGCGGTTGACGAACGCTTCGCAGCATCAGATGGGTCATTCTTTCCACAAGAAACCACTTGAGTTCAGCTCATCCGGACCACTCTCTTTCTCAACACACTTTGTGTGTGCTCTGGTGCCTAAGCCACCTGTTGAAGGTGGCCATGGTATTGCCTTTGTGTTATCTCCTTCTATGGATTTCACTCACGCAGAGTCAACTAGATACTTGGGGATTTTCAACGCTTCAACAAGTGGATCTTCCTCTTATCACGTTCTTGCGGTTGAGCTTGACACTATTTGGAATCCAGATTTCAAAGATATCGACCACAATCATGTGGGGATTGATGTCAACAGTCCTATATCTGTAGCAATAGCTTCGGCATCTTACTATTCCGACATGAAAGGGAGTAACGAAAGGGTAGACCTTTTAAGTGGAAAGCCTATACAGGTATGGGTGGATTATGAAGGCACTATGCTCAATGTTTCAATTGCTCCTCTTAAAGTCCAGAAGCCAAGTCGGCCTCTTTTGTCACACCCCATCAACCTTTCAAAGTTTTTTCCGAATAGATCAAGACTGTTTGTTGGGTTCTCTGCATCAACAGGGACAGCTATCAGTGATCAGTATATTCTTTGGTGGAGTTTTAGCACAAGAAGAGGATCACTGCAGGGACTTGATATCTCAAAACTTCCTAAAGTTCCTCATCCGCATAAGAAACTATCTACACTGGTTATAATCCTGCCCGTTTGTCTGGCTATCTTGGTGTTGGCTGTTCTTGCAGGACTTTATTTCCGCAGGAGAAGGAAGTATTCAGAGGTATCTGAAACATGGGAAAAAGAGTTTGATGCACATCGGTTCTCTTACAGGTCCTTGTTCAAAGCAACAAAGGGGTTCAGCAAAGATGAATTTCTCGGAAAAGGAGGTTTTGGAGAAGTTTATAGAGGAAATCTCCCAAAAGGCAGAGAAATAGCAGTGAAGAGAGTTTCCCATAATGGTGATGAAGGTGTGAAGCAATTTGTAGCTGAGGTCGTGAGTATGAGATGTCTGAAACACAGGAATCTTGTACCACTGTTTGGGTATTGCAGAAGAAAACGAGAACTTCTTCTTGTCTCAGAGTATATGCCAAACGGTAGTCTTGACGAGCATTTGTTTGATGATCAGAAACCGGTTCTTTCTTGGTCAAAAAGATTCGTGGTTGTTAAGGGTATCGCTTCTGCTCTCTGGTACTTGCATACAGGTGCTGACCAAGTTGTTCTGCACCGAGATGTCAAAGCTTCCAACATTATGTTAGACACGGAGTTCAATGGAAGGTTAGGGGATTTTGGCATGGCCAGGTTTCATGAGCATGGAGGCAATGCAGCTACAACAGCAGCCGTGGGCACTGTAGGGTACATGGCACCAGAGCTAATCACAATGGGAGCTTCCACTGGAACTGATGTTTATGCATTTGGTGTTTTCATGCTTGAAGTAACCTGTGGGAGGAGACCCGTGGAACCGCAGTTGGAAGTTGAGAAACGACATATGATCAAATGGGTTTGTGAGTGCTGGAAAAAGGATTCTTTGCTTGATGCTACCGACTCGAGATTGGGAGGTGAGTTCATAGCCGAGGAAGTCGAGATGGTTATGAAACTTGGTCTGCTCTGTTCAAATATAGTGCCAGAATCCAGACCTACAATGGAACAAGTGGTTCTTTACCTCAACAAAAATCTACCTTTGCCAGACTTCTCACCATATACTCTGGGGATTGGCACATTTGCTCCGGTTCTTGTTGATGCATCCTCGCTTGTGGTCTCTTCCGCGTCATGGAATTGGTCAGTCCCCTCAGTGTCTTCTTCCTCAACAAACCACTCACCTTATGCTTGTCAGTCAAACGATCAGCCATGGGGACAGACATTAGACACTACGAACTCTCTCCACATAGCTGCAGAACCAGAGAAGCCTAAGAATATCTCACCCGCTGTCAAAACGGTAACATTGCCTGCAGAAGATCATGAGTCCAATCAGTCCAGCATCGGCAGTGAGAG TAGTTCCGAAGCATAG
- the LOC104737658 gene encoding L-type lectin-domain containing receptor kinase I.9-like isoform X2 — protein MHIRSKLSASSSGMARWLLQILIISSLHLISLSTQQETRFVYESFLGQENLYIDKSATVLPSGILRLTNASQHQMGHSFHKKPLEFSSSGPLSFSTHFVCALVPKPPVEGGHGIAFVLSPSMDFTHAESTRYLGIFNASTSGSSSYHVLAVELDTIWNPDFKDIDHNHVGIDVNSPISVAIASASYYSDMKGSNERVDLLSGKPIQVWVDYEGTMLNVSIAPLKVQKPSRPLLSHPINLSKFFPNRSRLFVGFSASTGTAISDQYILWWSFSTRRGSLQGLDISKLPKVPHPHKKLSTLVIILPVCLAILVLAVLAGLYFRRRRKYSEVSETWEKEFDAHRFSYRSLFKATKGFSKDEFLGKGGFGEVYRGNLPKGREIAVKRVSHNGDEGVKQFVAEVVSMRCLKHRNLVPLFGYCRRKRELLLVSEYMPNGSLDEHLFDDQKPVLSWSKRFVVVKGIASALWYLHTGADQVVLHRDVKASNIMLDTEFNGRLGDFGMARFHEHGGNAATTAAVGTVGYMAPELITMGASTGTDVYAFGVFMLEVTCGRRPVEPQLEVEKRHMIKWVCECWKKDSLLDATDSRLGGEFIAEEVEMVMKLGLLCSNIVPESRPTMEQVVLYLNKNLPLPDFSPYTLGIGTFAPVLVDASSLVVSSASWNWSVPSVSSSSTNHSPYACQSNDQPWGQTLDTTNSLHIAAEPEKPKNISPAVKTVTLPAEDHESNQSSIGSESSEA, from the exons ATGCACATCAGATCCAAACTCTCTGCTTCATCATCTGGGATGGCTCGTTGGTTGCTTCAGATCTTGAtaatctcttctcttcatctAATTTCACTATCAACTCAACAAGAGACAAGGTTTGTCTATGAAAGCTTCCTCGGCCAAGAAAATCTTTATATTGATAAATCTGCTACAGTACTTCCCAGTGGAATACTGCGGTTGACGAACGCTTCGCAGCATCAGATGGGTCATTCTTTCCACAAGAAACCACTTGAGTTCAGCTCATCCGGACCACTCTCTTTCTCAACACACTTTGTGTGTGCTCTGGTGCCTAAGCCACCTGTTGAAGGTGGCCATGGTATTGCCTTTGTGTTATCTCCTTCTATGGATTTCACTCACGCAGAGTCAACTAGATACTTGGGGATTTTCAACGCTTCAACAAGTGGATCTTCCTCTTATCACGTTCTTGCGGTTGAGCTTGACACTATTTGGAATCCAGATTTCAAAGATATCGACCACAATCATGTGGGGATTGATGTCAACAGTCCTATATCTGTAGCAATAGCTTCGGCATCTTACTATTCCGACATGAAAGGGAGTAACGAAAGGGTAGACCTTTTAAGTGGAAAGCCTATACAGGTATGGGTGGATTATGAAGGCACTATGCTCAATGTTTCAATTGCTCCTCTTAAAGTCCAGAAGCCAAGTCGGCCTCTTTTGTCACACCCCATCAACCTTTCAAAGTTTTTTCCGAATAGATCAAGACTGTTTGTTGGGTTCTCTGCATCAACAGGGACAGCTATCAGTGATCAGTATATTCTTTGGTGGAGTTTTAGCACAAGAAGAGGATCACTGCAGGGACTTGATATCTCAAAACTTCCTAAAGTTCCTCATCCGCATAAGAAACTATCTACACTGGTTATAATCCTGCCCGTTTGTCTGGCTATCTTGGTGTTGGCTGTTCTTGCAGGACTTTATTTCCGCAGGAGAAGGAAGTATTCAGAGGTATCTGAAACATGGGAAAAAGAGTTTGATGCACATCGGTTCTCTTACAGGTCCTTGTTCAAAGCAACAAAGGGGTTCAGCAAAGATGAATTTCTCGGAAAAGGAGGTTTTGGAGAAGTTTATAGAGGAAATCTCCCAAAAGGCAGAGAAATAGCAGTGAAGAGAGTTTCCCATAATGGTGATGAAGGTGTGAAGCAATTTGTAGCTGAGGTCGTGAGTATGAGATGTCTGAAACACAGGAATCTTGTACCACTGTTTGGGTATTGCAGAAGAAAACGAGAACTTCTTCTTGTCTCAGAGTATATGCCAAACGGTAGTCTTGACGAGCATTTGTTTGATGATCAGAAACCGGTTCTTTCTTGGTCAAAAAGATTCGTGGTTGTTAAGGGTATCGCTTCTGCTCTCTGGTACTTGCATACAGGTGCTGACCAAGTTGTTCTGCACCGAGATGTCAAAGCTTCCAACATTATGTTAGACACGGAGTTCAATGGAAGGTTAGGGGATTTTGGCATGGCCAGGTTTCATGAGCATGGAGGCAATGCAGCTACAACAGCAGCCGTGGGCACTGTAGGGTACATGGCACCAGAGCTAATCACAATGGGAGCTTCCACTGGAACTGATGTTTATGCATTTGGTGTTTTCATGCTTGAAGTAACCTGTGGGAGGAGACCCGTGGAACCGCAGTTGGAAGTTGAGAAACGACATATGATCAAATGGGTTTGTGAGTGCTGGAAAAAGGATTCTTTGCTTGATGCTACCGACTCGAGATTGGGAGGTGAGTTCATAGCCGAGGAAGTCGAGATGGTTATGAAACTTGGTCTGCTCTGTTCAAATATAGTGCCAGAATCCAGACCTACAATGGAACAAGTGGTTCTTTACCTCAACAAAAATCTACCTTTGCCAGACTTCTCACCATATACTCTGGGGATTGGCACATTTGCTCCGGTTCTTGTTGATGCATCCTCGCTTGTGGTCTCTTCCGCGTCATGGAATTGGTCAGTCCCCTCAGTGTCTTCTTCCTCAACAAACCACTCACCTTATGCTTGTCAGTCAAACGATCAGCCATGGGGACAGACATTAGACACTACGAACTCTCTCCACATAGCTGCAGAACCAGAGAAGCCTAAGAATATCTCACCCGCTGTCAAAACGGTAACATTGCCTGCAGAAGATCATGAGTCCAATCAGTCCAGCATCGGCAGTGAGAG TTCCGAAGCATAG
- the LOC104756673 gene encoding putative L-type lectin-domain containing receptor kinase I.10 codes for MNMLYSFRSRLSDSSSAMTYGLFQILLMISSFCLIKVSSQQETRFVYETFSGQENLYLDGSARVLPNGLLQLTNALDHQMAHVFYKESIGLSSFSTHFVCALVPQPGFEGGHGMAFLVSPSMDFSHAESTRYLGIFNVSKNGSPSSHVLAVELDTIWNPDFEDIDHNHVGIDVNSPLSVGIASASYYSDIKQKNESINLLSGKPIQVWVDYEDNMLNVTMAPCEVQKPSRPLLSHHINLSEIFPNRRLFVGFSAATGTATSYQYILSWSFSTRRGSLQRLDISRLPEVPHPRAEHKNIPPLFIVLLGFIAIMGLSTLIGMYFFKRCKYAEVTEAWEKEFGAHRFSYKSLYEATKGFNKDGFLGKGGFGEVYRGNLLLSREIAVKRMSHNGDQGVKQFVAEVVSMRCLKHRNLVPLLGYCRRKHEFLLVSDYMTNGSLDEHLFDDQKPVLSWPQRLVIIKGIASALCYLHTGADQVVLHRDIKASNIMLDAEFNGRLGDFGMASFHDHGGISDSTCAVGTIGYMAPEILHMGASTRTDVYAFGVFMVEVTCGRRPVEPQLQLEKRILMEWVCECWKRESLLDAIDPRLLHEKFSSEEVEMVMKLGLLCSNTVPESRPTMEQVVLYLNKNIPLPEFSPYTVGISNHSSVLIDAGSLVASRNWSAASSANNSPEYSSAIGKHTGN; via the coding sequence ATGAATATGTTGTACAGTTTCAGATCCAGACTCTCTGATTCATCATCAGCAATGACTTATGGATTGTTTCAGATCCTGCTGAtgatctcttctttttgtttgattaaagtGTCAAGTCAGCAAGAGACAAGGTTTGTCTATGAAACTTTTAGTGGCCAAGAAAATCTTTATCTTGATGGATCTGCGAGAGTACTTCCCAATGGATTACTGCAGCTTACAAATGCTTTAGATCATCAAATGGCTCATGTTTTCTACAAGGAATCAATTGGTCTCAGTTCCTTCTCAACACACTTCGTTTGCGCTCTGGTGCCTCAGCCAGGATTTGAAGGTGGTCATGGCATGGCCTTTTTAGTATCTCCTTCTATGGATTTCTCGCATGCAGAGTCAACTAGATACTTAGGGATTTTCAACGTATCAAAAAAtggatctccttcttctcatGTCCTTGCTGTTGAGCTTGACACTATTTGGAATCCAGATTTTGAAGATATAGACCACAACCATGTGGGGATTGATGTGAACAGTCCTCTGTCGGTTGGAATAGCTTCAGCATCTTACTATTCCGACATAAAGCAGAAGAACGAAAGCATAAACCTCTTGAGTGGAAAACCAATACAGGTTTGGGTTGATTATGAAGACAATATGCTCAATGTAACGATGGCTCCTTGTGAAGTCCAGAAGCCAAGTCGACCACTTTTGTCACATCACATCAATCTTTCAGAAATTTTCCCAAACAGAAGACTTTTCGTTGGGTTCTCTGCAGCAACAGGGACAGCTACCAGTTATCAGTATATTCTTTCTTGGAGTTTTAGCACAAGAAGAGGATCACTGCAGCGACTTGACATCTCAAGACTCCCTGAAGTTCCTCATCCTAGAGCTGAACATAAGAACATACCTCCACTGTTTATTGTCCTGCTTGGTTTTATTGCTATCATGGGCTTGTCTACTCTTATTGGAATGTATTTTTTCAAGAGGTGCAAGTATGCAGAAGTAACCGAAGCATGGGAAAAGGAATTTGGTGCACATCGATTCTCTTACAAATCCTTGTACGAGGCAACAAAAGGGTTTAACAAGGATGGATTTCTTGGTAAAGGAGGTTTTGGAGAAGTCTACAGAGGAAATCTCCTTTTAAGCAGAGAAATAGCTGTGAAGAGAATGTCACATAATGGTGATCAAGGTGTGAAGCAATTTGTGGCAGAAGTAGTGAGCATGAGATGTCTCAAACACAGGAATCTTGTTCCACTTCTTGGATACTGCAGGAGAAAGCATGAGTTTCTTCTTGTCTCTGATTACATGACCAATGGTAGTCTCGACGAGCATTTGTTCGATGACCAGAAACCAGTACTTTCTTGGCCACAAAGACTTGTGATTATTAAGGGTATTGCATCTGCTCTCTGTTACTTACATACAGGTGCTGACCAAGTTGTTCTGCACCGAGATATCAAAGCTTCAAACATTATGTTGGATGCTGAGTTCAACGGAAGGTTAGGTGATTTTGGTATGGCCAGCTTTCATGACCATGGAGGCATCTCGGACTCAACATGCGCTGTTGGGACTATCGGGTACATGGCTCCAGAGATACTTCATATGGGAGCTTCCACTAGAACTGATGTGTATGCCTTTGGTGTTTTCATGGTTGAAGTAACATGTGGGAGGAGACCTGTGGAACCACAGTTGCAACTTGAGAAACGAATTCTGATGGAATGGGTTTGTGAGTGCTGGAAAAGGGAGTCTTTGCTTGATGCTATCGACCCCCGGTTATTGCATGAAAAGTTCTCATCCGAGGAAGTCGAGATGGTTATGAAACTTGGTTTGCTCTGCTCGAATACCGTGCCAGAATCCAGACCTACAATGGAGCAAGTTGTCCTATATTTAAACAAGAACATACCATTGCCAGAGTTCTCACCATATACCGTGGGGATTAGCAATCATTCTTCTGTTCTGATTGATGCAGGCTCTCTTGTAGCTTCAAGGAACTGGTCAGCTGCTTCATCTGCCAATAACTCACCTGAATACAGTTCAGCCATAGGGAAACACACTGGAAACTAA
- the LOC104737724 gene encoding uncharacterized protein LOC104737724 — translation MLTKTFLPTYLLVSRCCFSSVTSKTLLKVGDVLRETRVFSSEDVKAYAEVSHDWNPLHFDPESARKAGFDNRLVHGMLVSSMFPRIISAHFPGAVYVSQSLHFRSPVYVGDEILGLVQATALRATKNKYIVKFSTKCFKNHNETVVLDGEATAVLPTLEMLQPSPFESYTPSV, via the exons ATGCTGACGAAAACGTTTCTCCCTACGTATCTTCTTGTTTCGAggtgttgtttctcatcagttACTTCAAAGACACTACTTAAAGTGGGGGATGTTTTAAGAGAAACAAGAGTATTCTCAAGTGAAGATGTTAAGGCCTATGCTGAGGTGAGCCATGACTGGAACCCGCTTCATTTCGATCCAGAATCTGCACGTAAAGCTGGATTTGATAATCGCCTTGTCCACGGGATGCTTGTTTCTTCCATGTTTCCTCGTATCATCTCTGCCCATTTC CCTGGAGCAGTATATGTATCTCAAAGTCTGCATTTTCGGTCACCGGTTTACGTAGGTGATGAAATTCTCGGACTGGTTCAAGCCACAGCTTTAAGAGCAACCAAGAATAAGTACAT TGTCAAATTCTCAACAAAATGCTTCAAGAATCATAACGAAACTGTTGTTCTCGATGGTGAAGCTACTGCAGTTTTACCAACCCTTGAAATGTTGCAGCCAAGTCCTTTCGAAtcttatactccctctgtttag
- the LOC104737732 gene encoding adenylate kinase isoenzyme 6 homolog: MAGANDGTSRLRPNLLITGTPGTGKSTTAAALAEATNLKYICIGDLVKEKNLHDGWDNQFKCHIINEDLVCDELEDVMQGGGNIVDYHGCDFFPERWFDRVVVLQTENSLLYDRLTKRGYSGIKLSNNLECEMYQVLLEEAKESYLASKVIPLQSNTIEDISQNVASLTNWITAWRP, encoded by the exons ATGGCGGGGGCTAACGATGGGACAAGCCGTCTAAGGCCGAACCTACTGATTACGGGGACTCCAGGCACCGGCAAATCGACGACAGCTGCTGCTCTCGCCGAAGCCACGAATCTCAAGTATATTTGCATCGGAGATCTCGTCAAAGAGAAGAACTTGCACGATGGCTGGGACAATCAGTTCAAGTGTCACATCATCAACGAAGACTTG GTGTGTGATGAGCTTGAAGATGTAATGCAAGGAGGAGGTAACATTGTGGACTACCATGGCTGTGACTTCTTTCCCGAGCGATGGTTTGATCGTGTTGTGGTGCTTCAAACTGAGAACTCTCTTTTGTATGACCGTTTAACTAAGAG GGGTTATTCAGGAATCAAGCTTAGTAACAACCTTGAATGCGAAATGTACCAAGTCCTGCTCGAAGAAGCAAAGGAGAGTTATCTAGCGTCAAAAGTCATCCCGCTACAAAGTAACACAATCGAAGATATCTCTCAAAATGTTGCGAGTCTGACTAATTGGATTACAGCATGGCGACCCTGA
- the LOC104737741 gene encoding uncharacterized protein LOC104737741, producing MRNGCLPYLGNIYLWKRKSNKEEKKAAKANEVSKAITGKNKDKSYEKRVMVERWMSKDVVGKSHIHDSIAANNNNSLRDSIIVNRKQDSTQDQAKTIQRYKEDEEKLMRGYHLGPCVPKFGDWTSDECFEWTPRRNEFNKVKTFDLRGVKSNVK from the exons ATGAGAAACGGATGCCTTCCTTATCTGGGAAACATATATCTGTGGAAGAGGAAGagtaacaaagaagaaaaaaaagctgcGAAAGCAAATGAAGTTTCGAAGGCGATCAcaggaaaaaataaagataaatcgTACGAGAAGCGGGTGATGGTAGAACGTTGGATGAGCAAGGATGTGGTGGGCAAGTCACATATACACGATTCAATCGCTGCAAACAATAACAATAGCTTGCGTGATAGCATTATTGTCAATCGCAAGCAAGATTCAACCCAAGATCAGGCCAAAACAATACAAAGATATAAAGAAG ATGAGGAGAAACTGATGCGAGGATATCACCTAG GACCTTGTGTGCCAAAATTTGGTGATTGGACTTCGGACGAGTGTTTTGAGTGGACGCCCCGGCGTAATGAATTTAACAAGGTGAAGACGTTTGATTTGAGAGGAGTAAAGAGCAACGTCAAGTGA
- the LOC104737706 gene encoding putative L-type lectin-domain containing receptor kinase I.11, producing MAAEKLYLILLIFFNHLICLYSQQQEAGFVYNGFGQAQADLHLDGAAKVLFPGGLLQLTNASTQQMGHAFFKKPYKFDSSKKISFSTHFVCALVPKPGADGGHGIAFVVSSSIDFTQADPTQYLGLFNISTNGSPSSQLLAIELDTVESAEFDDIDKNHVGIDVNSLNSVESASASYFSDTKGKKESIKLLSGDPIQVWVDYEGSLLNVTVAPLTIQKPNRPLLSRSINLTEIFPDQRMFFGFSAATGSLVSYQYILGWSFSRSRTLLQRLDFSKLPQIPYPRAKKEQTSPLLITLLLLLVLIMLVVLGGIYLYRRKKYAEVREEWEKEYGPHRFSYRALYKATKGFDQDGRLGKGGFGEVYRGTLPHVGDIAVKRVCHDAKQGMKQFVAEVVTMGSLKHRNLVPLLGYCRRKGELLLVSEYMSNGSLDQYLFHGKNPALSWPQRLVILKDIASALSYLHTGANQVVLHRDIKASNIMLDSEFNGRLGDFGMARFEDYGDSLPATAAVGTMGYMAPELTTMGTSTRTDVYAFGAFMLEVTCGRRPLDPKIPAETRHLTKWVCDCWRRDSIVEAIDTRLGGEYSEEETEMVLKLGLLCTNVFAESRPTMEQVIQLINQNLPLPNFSPDSPGIGVSTPVLLDSVFNSRSSLAPSSSPPSPHNSMFVTHTITYGDGR from the coding sequence ATGGCTGCTGAAAAATTGTATCTGATCTTACTGATCTTCTTTAATCACCTGATTTGTTTGTATAGTCAGCAACAAGAAGCCGGTTTCGTCTACAATGGTTTTGGCCAAGCTCAAGCTGATCTTCATCTAGATGGAGCTGCAAAAGTCCTCTTCCCAGGTGGATTGCTTCAGCTGACAAATGCCTCCACACAGCAAATGGGTCATGCTTTCTTCAAGAAACCATACAAGTTTGATTCATCTAAGAAAATCTCTTTCTCGACTCATTTTGTGTGCGCGTTGGTGCCTAAACCAGGAGCTGATGGTGGCCATGGTATTGCCTTTGTTGTATCTTCTTCCATAGATTTCACACAAGCAGATCCAACTCAGTACTTGGGACTTTTCAACATCTCAACAAACGGATCTCCTTCTTCTCAGCTTCTAGCTATCGAGCTTGATACAGTTGAGAGCGCAGAGTTTGATGATATCGACAAGAATCATGTCGGTATAGACGTCAACAGCCTGAACTCTGTAGAGTCTGCTTCAGCCTCTTACTTTTCAGACACTAAAGGGAAGAAGGAAAGCATCAAGCTCTTAAGTGGAGACCCAATACAAGTCTGGGTGGATTATGAAGGAAGTTTACTCAATGTCACAGTGGCTCCTCTTACAATCCAGAAACCAAACCGTCCTCTTTTGTCAAGATCCATCAACCTTACTGAAATCTTCCCAGACCAAAGGATGTTTTTCGGCTTCTCTGCAGCAACAGGATCATTAGTCAGTTACCAATATATCTTAGGATGGAGTTTCAGCAGAAGCAGAACCTTGTTGCAGAGACTTGACTTCTCAAAACTTCCTCAGATTCCTTATCCAAGAGCTAAGAAGGAGCAAACATCTCCGCTGCTTATTACTCTACTCTTGTTACTAGTACTCATAATGTTGGTTGTTCTTGGAGGAATTTACTTATACAGGAGAAAGAAGTATGCAGAAGTCAGAGAAGAATGGGAAAAAGAATACGGTCCACACCGGTTTTCTTATAGAGCTCTATACAAAGCAACAAAAGGGTTTGATCAAGACGGTCGTTTAGGAAAAGGTGGTTTTGGAGAAGTCTACAGAGGAACTCTGCCTCACGTTGGAGATATAGCGGTAAAGAGAGTGTGCCACGATGCAAAGCAAGGCATGAAACAGTTTGTTGCTGAAGTAGTGACTATGGGAAGTTTAAAGCACCGGAACTTGGTTCCACTTCTCGGGTATTGCAGGAGGAAAGGAGAGCTTCTTCTGGTCTCTGAGTATATGTCTAATGGCAGTCTTGATCAGTACCTGTTTCACGGAAAAAATCCGGCTCTTTCATGGCCGCAAAGGCTAGTCATCTTGAAAGATATAGCTTCTGCTCTAAGTTACCTACATACAGGAGCTAACCAAGTTGTGTTACACCGAGATATAAAAGCTTCTAATATCATGTTAGATTCTGAGTTCAACGGAAGGCTAGGAGACTTTGGAATGGCGAGGTTTGAAGACTACGGAGATAGCTTACCGGCAACAGCAGCTGTAGGAACAATGGGATACATGGCACCTGAGCTAACAACGATGGGAACTTCTACAAGAACTGATGTTTATGCATTTGGTGCTTTCATGCTTGAAGTAACTTGTGGAAGGAGACCATTAGATCCCAAGATTCCAGCTGAGACACGGCATTTGACAAAATGGGTTTGTGACTGCTGGAGAAGGGATTCTATAGTTGAAGCTATAGATACAAGATTGGGAGGTGAATACtcggaagaagaaacagagatggttcTCAAACTTGGattgctttgcacaaacgttTTTGCAGAATCCAGACCAACCATGGAACAAGTGATACAACTTATAAACCAGAATCTTCCATTGCCAAATTTCTCACCAGATTCTCCAGGAATTGGAGTTTCTACTCCGGTTTTGCTGGATTCAGTCTTCAATTCAAGGAGCTCATTAGCACCCTCAAgctctcctccttctcctcatAACTCCATGTTTGTTACTCATACAATCACATACGGAGATGGAAGGTGA
- the LOC104737717 gene encoding uncharacterized protein LOC104737717, which yields MEKRGFSFRSILINSLWITLTGILLFSLSTTKNHNFGYIKFFSITGTLLITLPWTIQLLVTFVVILLHKTKGYNLMWIVQSPKSKEKSHHTNVATTATATTSSCSSPLNSLQVLKKGDVDEYEIRIVIGADGLRSPKDGSSATPLEMLKEIEQGRNNTKLLTNGSPVAA from the coding sequence atggagaaaagagGTTTCAGTTTTAGATCAATCCTCATTAACTCTCTCTGGATCACTCTCACTGGAATCCTCTTGTTCAGTCTCTCCACCACCAAAAACCACAACTTTGGTTACATCAAATTCTTTTCCATAACCGGAACATTACTCATAACCTTACCTTGGACAATCCAGCTTTTGGTCACTTTTGTTGTAATATTACTGCATAAGACCAAAGGTTACAATCTTATGTGGATTGTTCAGTCAccaaaatccaaagaaaagagTCATCACACTAATGTCGCCACCACTGCTACTGCTActacttcttcttgttcatcgCCTCTTAACTCTCTCCAGGTTCTGAAGAAAGGTGATGTGGATGAGTACGAGATTAGGATTGTGATTGGTGCTGATGGTCTTAGAAGTCCAAAGGATGGATCTTCTGCAACGCCTTTGGAAATGCTCAAGGAGATTGAACAAGGAAGAAATAACACTAAGCTTCTCACTAATGGATCACCTGTTGCTGCTTAA